From Chiloscyllium plagiosum isolate BGI_BamShark_2017 chromosome 38, ASM401019v2, whole genome shotgun sequence, a single genomic window includes:
- the rbp3 gene encoding retinol-binding protein 3 isoform X2, protein MAGMSRLWLMVILVSWVPSAKMFQSTTMLDMAEVLLENYCFPENLAGMKEAIRQANQSEEILHVSEPHTLAAVLTAGVQGALNDPRLRISYEPGTSIQDPVPLPPLGPEMRLQLVQSSVRFEILDNNVGYLRIDHIIGAEMVKELGPVLVESIWDHIVSTDALILDLRYSESGNISGVPFLISYFCEASNPIHIDSVYNRPSNSTMELWTLPSVLGERYSQDKDLLVLVSSNTRGVPEDVAYILKHLDRALLVGERTAGGSLNVRKFRIGTSDFFITVPLSRSISPITGQSWEVNGVFPLVLVSADRALEKATSILAIRKAVPSVIARISDLLRSYYTFVDHVPSLVRRISKLTASAVISEQDLAAKLNCELQAICEDPRLTIRVSAVPPRALAPSPSVDLASDASSLLHLLGSMFRVDILPGNIGYLRFDQFPGGALMPLLGLHLEDKVWVPLKDTSAMIVDLRFNTGGPSDAISLLLSPFQEQGPPVLFYTVYNRLSNTSQEFSTLPAPKGSLYGSERGVYVLTSHRTASAAEEFAYLMQSLKRATVIGEITSGTLHHSRSFPIGETNLVITIPFLNFLDNNGEYWLGGGVVPDAIVLAEEALEKTKEVMTFHANLFELVEEAANLLNTHYAMPEVAAQVSSVLHAKWLAGWYRSVVDNESLASQLTRDLKEAAADHRLQVFCSMSAPEPPEEAPESIPSPEELGGILRALFKVEVLSGNVGYLRFDLMAGADTIRVIGPQLLEQVWNKLVDTESLVIDMRYNVGGYSTAIPILCSYFFAPQPLHHLYTVFDQPSSTRTQIWTMPKVLGQRYSPEKDIYILTSHITGSAAETFTRAMMDLKRATVIGEPTIGGALSIGTYRMAHSDLYMAIPNQVVLSSVSGKVWSVSGAEPHVPVQANEALQVALGIVRLRAKIPGIVRTAGELVAANYASAEGGASVSEHLTHLLSQDQYSGINSEVELALKLSAHLHQLSGDKHLRVAHIPENRKDHIPGVVPMPIPPPEMFEDLIKFSFQTKVFDNTVGYLRFDMFSDLEHISQVSDLMVHHVWNKIANTTALIVDLRCTTPGFSSTFTGIMQRLTRHNSSSEWGVQV, encoded by the exons ATGGCAGGAATGTCAAGACTTTGGTTGATGGTTATACTTGTGAGCTGGGTGCCCAGTGCTAAGATGTTCCAATCCACAACGATGTTGGACATGGCTGAAGTCTTGCTGGAAAATTACTGCTTCCCGGAAAACCTGGCAGGTATGAAGGAGGCCATCCGGCAGGCCAACCAGAGCGAGGAGATCCTACATGTGAGCGAGCCGCACACGCTGGCGGCGGTGTTGACGGCGGGGGTCCAGGGGGCTTTGAATGACCCTCGGTTGCGAATCTCCTACGAGCCCGGCACCTCCATCCAGGACCCAGTGCCCCTCCCTCCCCTCGGCCCCGAGATGCGTCTCCAGCTGGTGCAGAGCTCCGTCAGGTTTGAGATCTTGGACAACAACGTGGGCTACTTGCGGATTGACCACATCATCGGGGCGGAGATGGTCAAAGAGCTTGGCCCTGTTTTGGTGGAGAGCATTtgggaccacattgtgagcaccGACGCCCTCATCCTGGACCTGAGATACAGCGAAAGTGGAAATATCTCTGGGGTCCCCTTTCTCATCTCCTACTTCTGTGAGGCTAGCAATCCAATCCACATCGACTCTGTCTACAACCGGCCCTCCAATTCCACCATGGAGCTCTGGACACTGCCCAGTGTCCTGGGGGAGCGGTATAGCCAGGACAAGGACCTGTTGGTGCTGGTCAGCAGCAACACCCGAGgggtgccagaggatgtggcttACATTCTGAAGCACTTGGACCGGGCTCTTCTGGTGGGCGAGAGGACTGCGGGCGGCTCACTCAATGTCCGGAAGTTCCGCATTGGCACCTCAGATTTCTTCATCACTGTCCCCCTCTCAAGATCCATCAGCCCCATCACTGGCCAAAGTTGGGAGGTGAATGGGGTTTTCCCATTGGTGCTGGTCAGTGCTGATAGGGCACTGGAGAAAGCCACCTCAATCCTAGCCATCAGGAAGGCAGTGCCCAGTGTGATTGCCAGGATATCCGATCTGCTGCGCAGCTACTACACCTTTGTGGACCACGTCCCCTCCCTCGTGCGCCGAATTTCCAAACTGACCGCCTCAGCAGTGATTTCTGAGCAAGACCTGGCAGCCAAGCTCAACTGTGAGCTGCAGGCCATCTGTGAGGACCCAAGGTTGACCATCAGGGTGAGTGCAGTGCCACCCCGAGCCCTGGCGCCTAGCCCTTCGGTGGACCTAGCGAGCGATGCCAGCTCCCTCTTACACCTACTGGGCTCCATGTTCCGGGTGGACATCCTGCCAGGCAACATTGGTTACCTGCGTTTCGACCAGTTCCCAGGCGGTGCCCTGATGCCTCTACTCGGCCTGCACCTGGAGGACAAGGTGTGGGTACCCCTGAAGGACACCAGTGCCATGATAGTTGACCTTCGCTTCAACACGGGTGGTCCTTCGGATGCCATTTCCCTGCTGCTGTCCCCTTTCCAAGAACAGGGCCCCCCCGTCCTCTTCTATACAGTGTATAACCGGCTGAGTAACACCAGCCAAGAGTTCTCGACACTCCCAGCCCCGAAGGGGAGCCTCTATGGCTCGGAGAGGGGTGTCTACGTGTTGACCAGCCACCGCACTGCCTCTGCTGCTGAAGAGTTTGCCTACTTGATGCAGTCCCTCAAACGGGCCACTGTGATTGGAGAGATCACATCTGGGACCCTGCACCACTCCCGGTCCTTCCCAATTGGAGAAACCAACCTCGTCATCACCATCCCGTTCCTCAACTTCTTGGATAACAATGGCGAGTATTGGCTGGGTGGTGGTGTGGTGCCCGATGCCATTGTGTTAGCAGAGGAGGCTCTTGAGAAGACCAAGGAGGTGATGACCTTCCACGCCAACCTCTTTGAGCTGGTCGAGGAGGCGGCCAACCTGCTCAATACCCACTATGCCATGCCAGAGGTAGCAGCCCAGGTCAGCTCTGTGCTCCACGCCAAGTGGCTGGCAGGGTGGTACCGCTCAGTGGTGGACAATGAGTCGCTGGCCTCGCAGTTGACCCGTGATCTGAAGGAGGCAGCGGCCGATCACCGGCTCCAAGTGTTCTGCAGCATGTCGGCACCCGAGCCCCCGGAGGAAGCACCCGAGAGCATCCCGTCGCCGGAAGAACTGGGTGGCATCCTCCGTGCCCTGTTCAAGGTGGAAGTGCTGTCTGGCAATGTGGGCTACCTGCGCTTTGACCTCATGGCAGGGGCCGACACCATCAGGGTCATTGGGCCTCAGTTGTTGGAGCAAGTGTGGAACAAGCTGGTAGACACTGAGAGCCTGGTCATTGACATGAGGTACAACGTTGGCGGCTATTCCACTGCCATCCCCATTCTGTGTTCTTACTTCTTCGCGCCCCAGCCTCTGCATCACCTCTACACAGTGTTCGACCAGCCCTCCTCCACCCGTACGCAGATATGGACCATGCCCAAAGTCTTGGGGCAAAGGTATTCCCCCGAGAAGGACATCTACATCTTAACCAGCCACATCACAGGCTCAGCAGCGGAGACATTCACCAGGGCCATGATGGATTTGAAGAGGGCGACAGTCATTGGGGAGCCAACCATTGGCGGGGCCTTGTCAATTGGCACCTACAGGATGGCACACAGTGACCTCTACATGGCTATCCCCAACCAGGTGGTACTCAGCAGCGTCTCCGGCAAGGTTTGGAGTGTCTCCGGGGCTGAGCCTCATGTCCCCGTCCAAGCCAACGAAGCCCTGCAGGTAGCCCTCGGCATTGTCAGACTCCGTGCCAAAATCCCCGGGATTGTCCGCACGGCTGGGGAGCTGGTGGCTGCCAACTACGCCTCAGCTGAAGGCGGGGCATCGGTGTCTGAGCACCTCACCCACCTCCTCAGCCAGGACCAGTACAGCGGCATCAACTCTGAGGTCGAGCTGGCTCTGAAACTGTCCGCGCACCTTCACCAGCTCTCCGGCGACAAACACCTCAGGGTGGCGCACATCCCGGAGAACAGAAAGGACCACATTCCCGGAGTGGTGCCAATGCCG ATTCCTCCCCCCGAGATGTTTGAGGACCTCATCAAATTTTCTTTCCAAACAAAGGTGTTTGATAACACTGTCGGCTACCTCCGATTCGACATGTTCAGTGACCTGGAGCACATcagccaggtgtcagatctcatggtgCACCATGTCTGGAATAAGATTGCAAACACTACTGCACTTATTGTGGATCTTAG